The region gatccaagtacaaatcagtgttggaaagtctcgcctgttccatcagatgcttggcgctgcggacggcccgttctgcaagtccgttgctctgtgggtactcagggctgctggtgaaatgcacaaaattccacttgtccgcaaaacttttgaattctcggctggtaaactgcctgccgttgtcagtctgcagcctgacaggggacccaaaagtggagaagtgtttccgcagctttcggatcaccatctccgacgtgagggatgtcagtaaatccacctcgaaccagtttgagtatgagtcgaccaggacaaggtagtggttaccacgccactcgaagatgtcagcagccaacgaggaccaggccaaggcaggggcaggctgttgcagcaggggctgtcgctgctggtgtggagcaagactgttgcacgtggagcaggcagaaactcggtctcggatatatttggccattccgggccagtagaattggcactgagcgtgggcgagtgttgcatcgaccccagggtgtccgctatgggctgcgcaatagtaagagtcaaacagggaggacgggaccacaactttatgtcccttgacgatgacgccattctggagcaccaattcgtcgcggaccaggaagaaaggctgtgtttcagatggcgcagcggagcgctttgttggccaccctgctttaatcacagtggcaagccgctgcaaaactggatcggcagcggtgtgctcggccaacacctgtagctgcttggtgggaatgaaattaacgcccagtacaagcaagtcctctgtttcgtaggggtggcgatcacaggaggtccgcggggcgcgcgatagggtgtccgcaatgtgcatctcggtgcccttcttgtagatgatgtcgaattcgaaccgctggagctgtagcatcatacgctgcagcctggcgggggcagcgtgaattggcttgtttaggatggtcaccagtggctggtggtcggtttcgaccgtaaatctgctgccgaacaggaaatctctgaacttggagcaggcgaacaccaccgcgagcagctctttctcgatctgagcgtaccgctgctcggtgtccgtcatggtgcgggaggcataggagacaggatgtaacgatccatcgacagactgaaggcaagccgcacccagaccgaacttggaagcgtcacaggtgacggtgatggggcgacttacatcgaagtaccgcaacgtcggggtgtcaatcaatttcgacttgaggcagtcaaaggcctgctggtgatgttggagccaggcccaggcaatatccttttttgtcaattgccgcaggggagcactcagctcactgaggttttgtataaacttccccaggtagttcaccatgcctaagaatcgttgtagacctggcacgtcggtgggggctgccatctcggagatggcagctgccttcaaggggtcgggttttagtccgttagaggtgaagacgtgtcccacatacgtgacttctgggacgcggaaccggcatttcttgggattcagcttcagattgaccttccgcgcccgatccaggatgctgcggaggttcaggtcgtgctccgcaatgtctttcccataaaccaggatatcatccacgatgatggcacatggcaggcccgagaatatctgctccatagttcgctggaacacctcgctagcggaattaatgccgaatggcattcgcaggaacttgaatctgccaaacggtgtggcgaaggtcgttaggtcagaagactctttgtccaacgggatctgccaaaacgagttcttagcgtctaggaccgaaaagatggtggcctgcccgacctgagccgccacgtcctcaacagaccgcatggggtggtgtggtcgcctgattgcaaggttcaagtccttcggattgatacacacacgtatttcattcttgtctttctttatcgtggcaaccatagtggagacccaagcggtgggatcgctaaccgcttctagcacccccttttcgaccatgttattcagcatcgcctcgaccctgtctttcatggcgtgagacaccctgtgagctgcgcgggctacaggttgtacgtttgggtcaacggaaatacgatatgtgagtggtaactttcccaggtcatcgttgaacaggtcctggtattccacaacagggttgaacgacagttgcactttgtggaccgtgcggtcgaaggacaccaggccaagatcttggcacgcacggttgcccagcagggttacacagtcagagttcaaaacatagaaaacgaggtttctcgttgccttttgcagcacacaagttaaagcagccctccccacaggccttagaatttctccaccataggcatgcaacgtagcgttgtcaacaaccaggggctcattattccttatcttattgaaaagatttattgacaatacgttgaccttcgcacctgtatccagctttgcaaggaaggacacaccattgacagtcagagctacagagggatcagagcgttgggcggttgtgtgtaggagggtaaacacattcgaatcctcaggaggattaattggatctgcctcgtaggagtcgaccaggctgggctgtaaatcgtaacagccatcagattgcctcagcatgtttagactgggtctggaaatctgtgcctgtctcccacgggaacggatcgagcgacaggccgcagagaagtggtttaactttttacaaaagttacaaaatttgccataagcagggcaggtagacagtctatggtgcatgtagttacagtttgggcaccttttttggggcacttcaccaggacctgggttggcacgcggcagaaaagcattgtttaccatccgaggctggggtctcctacacccagccaggttgatagatttattggccgagtctcggtggtcatctggcaatacaacgacctcagacaatctgcaggcatgcatagctttttccaacgttagatccggatcccttagaagctcacatcgtagcttctggtcacgcatgccagttactaaaatgtctctagtgagctgctccgtcatgtcaccaaaacggcaccgctgggcgagataacgcaaatcagcaataaaacattcaacaggttcatccggcaactgttttcttgtaaagaaccgtgccctctgcagaatgcggttcgagggcaggtcacaaatctccctgaacttacgtagcaggcaagcggggtcactggcagattctgcaggggtaatctccacgtcgtcgtcgcccaggaccgctggagcataggtgaaagttctggctctcttcatggcatcaggtccgacaaggttgagtaggagggaggctttaagggagtcaggatcagcgcgatgtgcgacgttgacaaagtgggtgaaatcaaactcaaacgtgtcccagcgctcagaaatgtcagcatcaaagacaagctgcgcgggctttctgcaagaggacgccatggtcagagagattaagcacaaaaaggcacaaatcaaaaaaaagaaataaaacccgacagacaggagacgcaagtgtcttccacttccgacaccatgtgaattaatacttcacaaactcttaaagcgtacaacatcttttaatgatagcacagcgtattacatacatcttcaagcactggctacgttcctctactgaactgtacccaggaagggaaggcgttatgattgatgttaactaggcggggttaatggtactgaggtaactatgttattggttgcatataaaccatctacaaaAACCAATCCCCAGCCTCAGGAGGGAACACACGACAGAGAAATCAATGGAGAAGCAGCAGCAAAGGACAAATATCTGAGAACTTGGTTGGTAACAGTAGATTGTTTTATTCTTAAAAGGAAGTTTATATCTCATTTCAAATGCTAGTTATTTGTTCACAAATCAAGGAAAGTTATGAAGATAACAAAACTTCCAGAAGTTTCAATGGTTTTAAGAGTCCATTCTCTAATGATGTCCTCCATTCTTCTTTGGAGATAGTAGTGCATACTCCACACCCAAAGCTACAACAAACGCTGCAAATCCCCATTTGAATCCTCGAAAGAAAACATCGCTGAAAGTAATTGGTTTAGCAAAGCCTCCACTGTACCGCCAGGCCTCGTTGCTGCAAAGATACAAGGCAACATGAAAAATAGTCAAAAATTAAGCCAGTCTTGGCACAGCTCCATCACATGGTGACGTGCGCAAAAGTGGCACTTAGTTTAAATACCCACTGAAATCTTAATTCTTAAGTTACCAATGTGTCTATTCAGTTTGTGACTAACAGCTCCAACAAGATGAAATCACTACTATataaaaaaacacagaaaatgctggaaacagtcaaCAAGTCTGGCAGCatacgtggaaagaatcagagctAATGTTTTAGAACAATGAAAGTGAAAAAACAAGTTAAGGTTGCAGAAAGAGATGGACGACAAAGGGAGTATCTCCGAAAAGGTGCGGCTGGGGTTGTGGTGAGGATTCTGTTGATGAGGCCATAGATTAATGAGAGGTTCATGCGAATCTGAGAGAGAAAGTAAACACAGCTTATATGAAAGTTTTAACAGGGAACAAAATTTCAAAAATTACAGGTGAATAGACAACAGTAGATTGGACCAGTTCTGATACAAAGATAATGTTTGTTCTCTGAAACCGTTGAATTTAATATTGAGCTGTGTGATGTACTGTTTCACATGCTTTATTATAACAATGCAGGAGCCCACAGAGAGCAAGGTTAAgttgggggtgggacagagaACTGAAGTGATAGATGTAGAGAACTAGGGGGTTGCACATGCAAACACTCCTCAACGTGCTCTTGccatctgcatttggtttctccacTATAAGATCACACAGTGAGCACTGAACACAGTACActagattggaagaagtgcaaatgAACGAATCACTGGTTCACTTGAAAGTACTGTTTGGCTCCTGGATAGAATGAAGGGAAGAGGTAAAGACAGGTGTTTAATGTCAAGTAGAAAaatagatggaggaactgaatgggttaggcagcatctgtggaaggaatggacagaaatGTTTTAGGtttggatcctttttcagactggtggcATGGACCAGGAAAGAAAGCTTGAAAAtagaagtgggggtggggcaaaacCCGACAAGTGATTGGCGGAAACAGGTGGGAGGCGGAtgattggcaggtgggtggagtaagtgagagGCCAGATGTGATAAGGGGACAAAAGGGCattagataaggaaagaagaggaggagtgaaatgtaaagacagATGGATGAATATGTGTGGAAATGGATGGGGGCGATGATAGAAAGAGGTTGGATGAGGTAAATATGggactcagggatgggagatgagtgtaagaAAGGAGGATGGAAAATGGTGGAGCGAAATGGGTGGAGGTGGAGACGGGAAAGACTGGAGTGATTGaatttgaagaattcaatgtccataccgttgggttgtaagctacccaagtgctcTTTTTAACATCCATTTTTCTCCTTTTGAACTGTAGCCTTTGTCATTTCCTCTATCCAATGCCAATCAACCGCTCCTCACCTCTGTCCACCTATCACATGCAGGCTTTGTCTCATCTCAACATCTCTTTTTCAGTTTTccatctccatcagtctgaaggagggcccaACCAgcaatattgtctgtccattccctttacagatgctgcctaaccagctcGTTATTAAATTCAACAACTTCAGATAACTCGCTTTCTGCTTACATCAGAACTGGTTATTTCTACTGCAGGTCATCCATCTGTGAAAAAGTCTGAGAAATCACTACTCCTGTCTGAGTTGGTAACTCTTTATTAACACCATTTGATCTGCTGGGTGTTTTCAACAGAATCAATCTGCATTTCCCAGCTATTACATGTTGATTTATGTTCTCTCTCACCATCTTCAATCTAAATAAAATTAGATGGCTCATTAACATCTTGGCCTGATCATATCAAAGATACTCTATAAATTGGAAAGCTATTTAGACTGGCAGAGTTTAGGGTCAaattgctggtaaatgggacttgcccagaatgccaacttggttggtatggatgagttctgccaaagggcctgtttccatgctgtacagctctatcacTTAATGATACTTTCTTTTCCGATCCAATGCAACCCACCTTtcactgtaatttttttttaaaccattttatATTTCTTCCCCGATTTTTACATTGGGTCTTCTTTAACTTGAAACACCACAttcatttccctttccactgataCTGCCAAACCTATTGAGTGTCTGtagtattttgtttttaaattaaattgtaaTTAATTGAAATCATCACTGAGTGGCTGATCTCAGTTGGAGAATCAAAACAGggaatgacaatttatcctttttATTCCTGTTCAAGATGCTTCATGGCCATGGCATGGCCACAACTGAACTCCAGTCTTCCAGATGTGAGCTGATAGCATAACAGTTGCTCTAAAGTATTATTCCCATGCTTGCCCTCTCATGTCTCACGTACGCAAGCACAAATCAGATCCAGAgtctcctaagatagacacaaaaagctggagtaactcagtgggtcagacagcatctctggagaaaaggaataggtgacttttcgggtcaaaacatcacccattccttctctccagagatgctgcctatcccgctgagttactccagcattttgtctaccttcaatttaaaccaacatccacaGTTCTTTCCGACTTGGCTCTCTTATTGGCAACACTGGTTCTGGCATCTGATCGGCAATGCAATTGCTGGACAGCTACAACTACATAGACCAATTCCTTCTTGCAAGAATGATCATCCaaaaatacagcagggaaataaaAGCATAGGATAATGTATGTATTTTGTATTATTACAGGGATTACATGAAAATGTACAATAAGTGCTGATCTCACAAAACTCTAAACTGTCCATATAACTGAAAATAACCTGAGGTGACCTGTCATTGCCAAACTGAATGGTCGGCAATGCCTTGTTTCACAGGTTGTCTGTCGTCAAAACAACCTGATATACTAATTTAAAGAGTAGTGTGGACTTTTATAATATACTAAGCAATAGTTAGGCAGAAAAATCCAGATGGTCATCCTCCTCCATCTCTCCACTTCCACCCACTCTgttcccacctcctcctcctatttccatccatccctccatctACCTACCTAATCTTCCTTCCCTCCGTCCACCTCTACCCTTCCCCTGTTCGTGTTCTCACCGGGCCCAGGGGTCTCGAAGGCCCCGCCGCGTCAGCCGCTCCTGCACGGCCTGCAGTGGGGTGCCCCGCGGGCTCCAGCTCCTGTAGTCCGGCAGCTCGGGTCCTTGTCCGTGACCCATCGTCGGCGTCCTCCAAGTCAACCGGAAGTGCCCGCGCCGCCGGAAGTCTCTGCGCTCCCCCCGCCATGCGCATGCGCGGCTGCCCCTGCGGACGGGGCGCGGAAGGCAGGTGCAAAGGTACCAAACTAGCTCCATCAGCTTTGGGCAAGTGGTGGTAGTGAATGAAGGCAAGGAATGGGCCTGGGGCTGGGCAGAACCAGGCATCAGGGAGTGGTGTTGGGAAAGGAACTGGGGGATTCTGCAAGAGCTAGAAATTGGACTGGGACAATTAATGCGACTTGGACGATGATGGGAGGGAGTGGAATGCGACATGGAAATGAGGAAAAGTTCTCGGGAAGTTAAAACATGGGGTAATGGTagggtatggtactttatttgtcacatgtactgaggtacagtgaaattcgtttacagttcagtacaagtatcattgtacataagcacttagatatatattagataagcatctcagatgcagTTCAAAATATAGCAgttgggctgcagggaaaatgctgcgaAACATAGGCCGgatagcttaacatctgtagttggaaagttaccagagtgtattctgagggataagttatagggcccttgcacggtaggtcataaggtcaaagggcgtaacgcacggagtcgctcaagcgttTTGGAGGACAAGCGAGCCTCCAGCATTCACTCGTCACACATGCAACAcgtatgtcccgctgagttactcctacgtGTTCCAttttgtccaccttcgatttaaaccagcatctacacttctttcctacacattttgtctgttccactgcaaaatcttctcaaGATATGTCTATTTGAAGaagtcctcctcctctctctgacgagagttcagcgacatcctctctccctctgtgattccgctaaattattttgtcaggccaaacccttggccATCCTTTTCTCTTTAACTTCATCCAGCCAGGCTATACTCCctgtctccattgtcttccaattccagcatttaagtgagctgCTTTAAATCCTTCCACCACTGGTATCCATAACTTTAAAGGCTTTGTAGGAAAATCTTTTGAAATTAAccagagccactgcaattggtctcctgtgtaccaaagcacgaaaaaggaactgtaaaatataagtaagctctttttcattaagccctaaggaaatacacaaagtgctggagtaactcagcaggtcaggcagcaacccgggagaacatggacaggtgatgatttgagccgggacccttcttcagatcagtctgaagaaaggttccaacccgaaacgttgcctatccacgtGCTTCAGGGatggctacctgacctgctgaattattctggcatacATATTctggcagctgcggcttgcctgcagtccgtctgtcttttgtgttttttgttgtttttgtctcaattgtagtgttaatatgatgtagtgttgtatgttatgttttgggggggggtgggagggaacgggaactgtaacattctctctccagaacggagacgcgacctttgttctgtgccgtgtctccgttcccgttgcggcctaccaccggccatgcacctgggaccacctgggtctctggttcgcagagcccgcggcccggactcaccacctgcggcgctggctgcctgcgaatgctgcgggaacggctgcgactcgtctccggaggctccggcgcgggccgcgtggacgtcgaaagcccgcaggcccctggatgggggccgacatcgggagctccggcagcggcagaggcaacgtgttcgcccgccccgaatcgcggggcttgggtcggcccgccacggacctttcaccatccggcgcggcctgaaataggtcgcgggattttttttcaccgcccagcgggggcttcaatatcgggagccccgaccgccccgacgtggcaaatccaacagcctgaccgcgggacaagatggcagggaagagaaaaagacattctggccttccatcacagtgaggagggactggaggagactcactgtgatggatgtttctttttgtttggtgttagttgtgattgtatgtgttattgcatttttattgattcatcttattggtcttattgttcaactgcgggtaatgtttcattttactacacatttatgtgtatgtaacaaataaacgactattgactattgattatttctctggtataaaccagcatctgcagttccttgttattacaagccccaaggaacagtgatttgtgagttctgcagctggtatctggcttatcatctgtcatcaaaagagcatcttaaacttaaatatcatcttcaccatagaaagaggtcccaaagaacgctacgacaaatggcacaaaataaTACAAGGAGAAattagtccacccaatcaatgaATAAGGGTAGGGAGAATGCAAGAAAGAAGTTGctgggggttatggagaaaatTCCGGAGTTCAGAGCCAGAACCAGAGCAGAGAGAACCATATTCCATaagtcatttccagaaaggtggaaacaaaatagaaaaaatgaataaaaaaaggtctgcttcttaaggagagaaatattgaggaatatatcCTGTCTATTTTCAGCTATGAGATGAATTATTTACTTTTATACAAAGAATTAAAACAAATTTATTTAGAAAACAGatttagaaaaatgttaacatcctgctaaatatcactgtaaaaggttacaagagtgctgatgcataaaacatagaaaattaaaatgctgtatgtCAAACGGTGTTTTGAcctttatttccaaaaggaaaaagaagaaaaacagaattagAAACAAAAAATTAAGAATAGTGAGAACACTCAGCAGTCAAGTAccatttcatagaatcatagaggagTATAGCACCAAActggcccatcatgtcctgccGATCATCAACAACCTAGCTATATTAATCTCATCCGCAtacttcatttatagtcttttatgcCTTGGCAATTTAAATGTTCATCCAGCCCTGTCTAACAATGACCAACATTGTATCCTCCATGGGGGTCAGGCCCTGCAGGAAAGTCTCCCATTTTCTTTAGTTCTTGCAACCTCTAATTGCAGAAGCTTGTCTTCTACAAGAATGAGGAAGTGTTGACCTGGGGTGGTGAGATTGACATGGTTCAACAGGCAGTGCATGCAAGTTGTGGTATGTAACGTGAGGTTTGCAACTGTACTAAGTTTATTGGGTTAAAGTTAAGCAGCCTGgtgtgattaagcactgtaattatgtggtgccattcataaagattttaggttgggactgaggtgttgcaagtttagtggCGATGTTGActtcagagtctctggcagaattctgggACCAGAGACGGCACTGCTgtactggcagccatagtaagtgcttgcctccagtacaccgcttgtcctccagaaggtGTTGCGTGGCAACATTACGGGTCAGGGTTTGTGACCTTGCCTGCCGTGCAAGGGCCCTATacgggcatttggatgggcaagggctgaataGGGatcgtcagcatggttttgtacatgggaggtcatgtctcacaaatctgattgatttttttgaagacgtgaccaaaaaggggcagagctgcagatgttgtgtacattgatttcagtctgaagaagggtctcgacccgaaacgtcacccattccttctctcctgagatgctgcctgacctgctgagttactccagcattttgtgaataaatacctttgatttcaggaaggcattcaacaaggttccgcatggtaggctgttctgcaaggttagattgcatgggttccaaggagagatagctgaatagatagcaaattggctccatagtaggaagcagagggtgatggtggaaggttgcttctcggactggaggcctgtgactagtggtgtgccacagcgTTCGGTGCTGGGCTCATTACTGTCTATCATCTAcatcaggggcctccaaacttttcagcatgagggccacattatatatttggcacattgttTGCAGGCCATAAGAAAAAATAAAgcagtgtgagttttataaatttaatgaactcaaaaaagtttaggcTAGGTTACGTTTGATGTGATTAGGTTagcttagattaggttagtttacattaggtttatatggcaacaaataaataatattcaatttttaaaaagagcttcaaatattggaatataaatacaccgtaggtatacaattatttataaaacagaaacaatacagtgaccaccactggaggagagagagagagtggggggagagagtgtgggggaaagagaggggggaggggagagagagggggaggagagagagtgggggggaggaaaagagagtgggggaagaaagagtagggggagagagttggggagagagtggggggggggaagagagtgggggggagagagagtgagtggggggagagagagagagtggggggggggagagagagtcagggtaaagggtgcagcgggtgagagcgggagcgcttggagggggagggtgtcagagggtccggtgaaggagcgccgccacttacgggggctgctccctccctctctttcctcgcTCTCTCCTAGCGCCAGTGAGATCTGCgctgctgctccactctcttccccagccccgtctccctcaagcgcagcaaaataagaacaaacacaagtgtagttgttgttcag is a window of Rhinoraja longicauda isolate Sanriku21f chromosome 8, sRhiLon1.1, whole genome shotgun sequence DNA encoding:
- the ndufb3 gene encoding NADH dehydrogenase [ubiquinone] 1 beta subcomplex subunit 3, with translation MGHGQGPELPDYRSWSPRGTPLQAVQERLTRRGLRDPWARNEAWRYSGGFAKPITFSDVFFRGFKWGFAAFVVALGVEYALLSPKKNGGHH